One segment of Mycolicibacterium sp. YH-1 DNA contains the following:
- a CDS encoding NUDIX hydrolase, producing MTLSEEPKADRASEKSDPTDPLVPRPASTVMLIRDQGKGLASQIEVFLMRRHSEMDFVAGVMVFPGGGVDDRDRNADIAWYGPEPSWWAERLGVDTDLAEALVCAAARETFEESGVLFAGPADDADLLVDDASVYSAERAALANHSLSFADFLRTEKLVLRADLLRPWANWVTPKEERTRRYDTYFFVGAMPEGQRADGENTETDRAFWSTPQAGLDEFAEGRSFLLPPTWTQLDSLNGRTVAEVLAVERKIVAVEPHLTANKDTGNWEIEFFNSDRYNEARNRRAPQGYSADTPLV from the coding sequence ATGACACTCAGCGAGGAGCCGAAGGCGGATCGCGCATCGGAAAAGTCCGATCCGACCGATCCGCTGGTGCCACGGCCGGCCTCGACCGTGATGCTGATCCGGGACCAGGGCAAGGGCCTCGCCAGTCAGATTGAGGTGTTCCTCATGCGGCGGCACTCCGAGATGGACTTCGTCGCCGGCGTGATGGTGTTCCCCGGTGGCGGCGTCGACGACCGTGACCGGAACGCCGACATCGCCTGGTACGGCCCCGAGCCGTCATGGTGGGCCGAGCGACTCGGCGTGGACACCGACCTCGCCGAGGCATTGGTGTGCGCGGCGGCACGGGAGACGTTCGAGGAGTCCGGTGTGCTGTTCGCCGGGCCCGCCGACGACGCCGATCTGCTGGTGGACGACGCCTCGGTGTACTCCGCGGAGCGCGCGGCGCTGGCCAACCACTCGCTGTCCTTCGCCGACTTCCTGCGTACCGAGAAACTGGTCCTGCGCGCCGACCTGCTGCGCCCCTGGGCGAACTGGGTCACGCCGAAGGAGGAGCGCACCCGCCGGTACGACACCTACTTCTTCGTCGGCGCCATGCCGGAGGGCCAGCGTGCCGACGGTGAGAACACCGAGACCGACCGGGCGTTCTGGAGCACGCCACAGGCCGGTCTCGACGAGTTCGCCGAGGGCCGCTCGTTCCTGCTCCCGCCGACCTGGACCCAGCTGGACTCGTTGAACGGTCGGACCGTCGCCGAGGTGCTCGCCGTCGAACGCAAGATCGTCGCCGTCGAACCCCACCTGACCGCCAACAAGGACACCGGCAACTGGGAGATCGAGTTCTTCAACAGCGACCGCTACAACGAGGCACGCAACCGTCGCGCGCCGCAGGGCTACAGCGCCGACACTCCACTGGTATGA